A stretch of the Sorangium aterium genome encodes the following:
- a CDS encoding antibiotic biosynthesis monooxygenase family protein, giving the protein MTTRGFDKMLSATLDRSSGALAAAVIAALGAILSGCSSDSDGKTTDVPLAECTGGVLEADLEADALSGPGVDPETGKLRPPPEGSSYTVSTTYGVPRRGEAVMQRYGQIFGAIQADLASQPGLLAIQLGQSPSCGSGRTLAVWASTDAMYEFVMGPAHLAAIDAADELLEPTYVVTHWETAETDGISMAESARRIRALDARAP; this is encoded by the coding sequence ATGACGACACGTGGATTCGACAAGATGCTGAGCGCGACGCTCGATCGCTCCTCGGGCGCGCTCGCCGCCGCCGTCATCGCGGCGCTCGGCGCGATCCTGTCGGGGTGCAGCTCCGATTCCGACGGGAAGACGACCGACGTTCCCCTCGCCGAGTGCACGGGGGGCGTGCTCGAAGCCGATCTGGAGGCGGACGCGCTGAGCGGGCCCGGCGTCGATCCGGAGACCGGGAAGCTCCGGCCGCCTCCGGAGGGGTCGTCGTACACGGTCAGCACGACGTACGGGGTTCCACGGCGGGGCGAGGCCGTGATGCAGCGATACGGGCAGATCTTCGGGGCGATCCAGGCGGACCTCGCGTCACAGCCCGGCCTCCTGGCCATCCAGCTGGGCCAGTCGCCCTCCTGCGGCTCCGGGCGCACGCTGGCCGTGTGGGCCTCGACCGACGCGATGTACGAGTTCGTCATGGGCCCGGCCCACCTCGCGGCGATCGACGCCGCGGACGAGCTGCTCGAACCCACCTATGTGGTCACCCACTGGGAAACGGCCGAGACCGATGGCATCTCGATGGCCGAGTCGGCCCGTCGCATCCGGGCGCTCGACGCCCGTGCGCCCTGA
- a CDS encoding PAS domain-containing protein: MAFTLRCIDVSDWKTFGLLQLVIDTIPDPIFVKDRQHRWIACNPGFCGLIGQRYEDLIGRSDPDYWPKAQAEVFWSYDDVVFNSGEPSENEESATGSDGVARTIWTRKFPMKNEQGQVVGLCGLITDITDLKQRHMEAERIAAENREQRAIIQMQAELLDRVAMPVIQVWEGILLIPLVGEMSDRRASQALESLLAAIGQRRAEFVILDITGVPVIDSAVARHLVRAVQAAELLGCRSVMVGIGPEIARTLVGLGIDFGRITTQGTLQSGLAYAMSRLSGQRAAAR, from the coding sequence ATGGCGTTCACGCTCCGCTGCATCGACGTCTCGGACTGGAAGACCTTCGGGCTGCTCCAGCTCGTGATCGACACCATCCCGGATCCCATCTTCGTCAAAGATCGGCAACATCGCTGGATCGCCTGCAACCCGGGCTTCTGCGGGTTGATCGGGCAGCGCTACGAGGATCTGATCGGCCGCAGCGACCCGGACTACTGGCCGAAGGCGCAGGCCGAGGTCTTCTGGAGCTACGACGACGTCGTCTTCAACTCGGGTGAGCCGAGCGAGAACGAGGAGAGCGCCACGGGCTCGGACGGGGTGGCGCGCACGATCTGGACCCGCAAGTTCCCCATGAAGAACGAGCAAGGGCAGGTGGTCGGCCTCTGCGGGCTCATCACGGACATCACCGACCTGAAGCAGCGGCACATGGAGGCCGAGCGGATCGCGGCCGAAAACCGGGAGCAGCGCGCGATCATCCAGATGCAGGCGGAGCTGCTCGATCGCGTGGCCATGCCGGTCATCCAGGTCTGGGAGGGGATCCTGCTCATCCCGCTGGTCGGCGAGATGAGCGATCGGCGCGCGTCCCAGGCGCTGGAGAGCCTGCTCGCGGCCATCGGGCAGCGGCGCGCGGAGTTCGTGATCCTCGACATCACCGGCGTGCCGGTGATCGACTCCGCCGTGGCGCGCCACCTGGTGCGCGCCGTGCAGGCGGCAGAGCTGCTCGGCTGCCGGAGCGTGATGGTGGGCATCGGCCCGGAGATCGCCAGGACGCTGGTCGGCCTGGGCATCGACTTCGGCCGGATCACCACGCAAGGCACGCTCCAGAGCGGGCTCGCCTACGCGATGAGCCGCCTCAGCGGGCAGCGCGCGGCCGCCCGCTGA
- a CDS encoding GNAT family N-acetyltransferase, giving the protein MSTAWDWVVPIRQKHFGEPLAGLYPLERLADGDAYWALHKAELLRHFPPEVFFNLRALSGEEGERARARLTASEGAHRLADFWAARDGEAIVAMFSGHQKDAETYRMWHSAVHPDYRRRGLYREFVRRVLAYTRELGFDYVVSEHAPGNNAVLIAKLKAGFRIVAMDIDAATGTSLNLRYFHNEAHLRVYEFRCGLATIDERLLAAGTGAMPLLLEQLRRGSGADPES; this is encoded by the coding sequence ATGAGCACCGCGTGGGACTGGGTCGTTCCGATTCGACAGAAGCACTTCGGCGAGCCGCTCGCAGGCCTCTACCCGCTCGAGCGCCTCGCCGACGGCGACGCCTACTGGGCGCTGCACAAAGCCGAGCTGCTCCGCCATTTCCCGCCCGAGGTCTTCTTCAATCTCCGGGCGCTGTCCGGCGAGGAGGGGGAGCGCGCCCGCGCCCGCCTCACGGCGTCGGAGGGAGCCCACCGCCTCGCAGACTTCTGGGCGGCGCGCGACGGCGAGGCGATCGTGGCCATGTTCTCGGGCCACCAGAAGGACGCGGAGACCTACCGCATGTGGCACTCGGCCGTTCACCCCGACTACCGCCGGCGCGGCCTGTACCGGGAGTTCGTCCGCCGGGTCCTCGCGTACACGCGAGAGCTCGGCTTCGATTACGTGGTCAGCGAGCACGCCCCCGGCAACAACGCGGTGCTCATCGCCAAGCTGAAAGCAGGGTTCCGCATCGTCGCCATGGATATCGACGCCGCCACGGGGACCAGCCTGAACCTCAGGTATTTTCACAACGAGGCGCACCTCAGGGTCTACGAGTTCCGCTGCGGCCTGGCCACGATCGACGAGCGCCTGCTCGCGGCCGGCACCGGCGCGATGCCGCTCTTGCTGGAGCAGCTCCGGCGCGGGTCGGGCGCCGACCCGGAATCATGA
- a CDS encoding sensor histidine kinase — translation MSIRATLASIFGVALAAVLVAGGAFYFAIAEMLVFQRRAEASYDDLRLHVTLASNASRYMNEAVKSVLHGSISAELTSAAEATARDLDAIEARKRAMSADEEIRETDEESSEEIEHIHFMRESFERIAEGVAATIHVERERTNERHEMFVKLSDREYKAGFLPHISAAVYDAERDVARILDDERHLRARIALLGAAATGGALIVLVVLLGRLLRSVDRGFNTLIDGSRRIAQGDLELRLPELDEHEFGRMSAAFNHMASSLRAAQEARMRMEKLAAVGQLAASVGHDLRNPLGAVRNANHYLKKRLAGTELGAEPRVTQFLSIIEKELAACTKIIGNLLDFARERRPRFAACALRPLVDDAISVVEIPPRVRIDNDVPDTLPVVEIDKDQFRQVLVNLIQNAAEAIPAEREGRVRIAAERTGDGVTLSVVDDGTGISEETLARIFEPLFSTKLKGTGLGLAISAGIVERHGGTIAATSALGNGTTFVVRLPVREEPEAAEPSLSPTGTQGA, via the coding sequence ATGAGCATTCGAGCCACACTGGCCTCCATCTTCGGCGTCGCGCTGGCGGCGGTCCTCGTCGCCGGCGGCGCCTTCTACTTCGCCATCGCGGAGATGCTCGTCTTCCAGCGGCGCGCCGAGGCGTCTTACGACGACCTGAGGTTGCACGTCACCCTCGCCAGCAACGCCAGCCGCTACATGAACGAGGCGGTCAAGTCGGTGCTCCACGGCAGCATCAGCGCGGAGCTCACGAGCGCGGCCGAGGCCACGGCGCGCGATCTCGACGCCATCGAGGCGCGCAAGAGGGCGATGAGCGCCGACGAGGAGATCAGGGAGACCGACGAGGAATCGTCGGAGGAGATCGAGCACATCCACTTCATGCGGGAGAGCTTCGAGCGCATCGCCGAAGGCGTGGCGGCCACGATCCATGTCGAGCGCGAGCGCACGAACGAGCGACACGAGATGTTCGTGAAGCTCTCCGACCGCGAGTACAAGGCGGGGTTCCTCCCGCACATCAGCGCGGCCGTGTACGACGCGGAGCGCGACGTGGCCAGGATCCTCGACGACGAGCGTCACCTCCGGGCGCGAATCGCGTTGCTCGGCGCGGCCGCGACCGGCGGCGCGCTGATCGTCCTCGTCGTGCTGCTCGGGCGGCTCCTCCGCTCGGTGGACCGCGGCTTCAACACGCTGATCGACGGCTCCCGGCGGATCGCCCAGGGGGATCTCGAGCTGCGCCTCCCCGAGCTCGATGAGCACGAGTTCGGCCGGATGAGCGCGGCGTTCAACCACATGGCGTCCAGCCTCCGCGCCGCCCAGGAGGCGAGGATGCGCATGGAGAAGCTCGCGGCGGTCGGGCAGCTCGCGGCGAGCGTCGGGCACGACCTGAGGAACCCGCTCGGCGCCGTCCGGAACGCGAACCATTACCTCAAGAAGCGCCTCGCCGGGACCGAGCTCGGCGCGGAGCCCCGCGTGACGCAGTTCCTCTCGATCATCGAGAAAGAGCTCGCGGCGTGCACCAAGATCATCGGCAACCTGCTCGACTTCGCGCGCGAGCGGCGGCCGCGCTTCGCGGCGTGCGCGCTGAGGCCCCTCGTGGACGACGCCATCTCGGTCGTCGAGATCCCGCCGCGCGTGCGCATCGACAACGACGTGCCGGACACGCTCCCCGTCGTGGAGATCGACAAGGACCAGTTCCGGCAGGTGCTCGTGAACCTGATCCAGAACGCGGCCGAGGCGATCCCGGCCGAGCGCGAGGGGCGCGTGCGCATCGCCGCGGAGCGGACGGGCGACGGGGTGACGCTCTCGGTCGTCGACGATGGGACGGGCATCTCGGAGGAGACGCTCGCGCGGATCTTCGAGCCGCTGTTCAGCACCAAGCTGAAGGGGACGGGCCTCGGCCTGGCGATCAGCGCCGGGATCGTGGAGCGGCACGGCGGCACGATCGCGGCGACGAGCGCGCTCGGCAACGGCACGACCTTCGTCGTGCGGCTGCCGGTGCGCGAGGAGCCGGAGGCCGCGGAGCCATCCCTTTCGCCGACCGGAACTCAGGGCGCATGA
- a CDS encoding serine/threonine-protein kinase, protein MLPGRLLDGRFELAEIAGSGGMGTVYRALDRSSGTVVAVKLLRKAADARAQARFLREAETLSRLEHPHIVRYATHGMAPTGELYLAMEWLSGESLSDRLARQELRIDESIALVRTVADALGAAHARGIVHRDIKPSNLFLVEGALDRVKLLDFGIAQLADASKRLTRTEAVLGTLGYMAPEQARGERDTLDARADIFSLGCVLYECLTGKPAFRKQHPMALVWKLLLEEPPRTRELRPEVPHALDELVAQMLAKDPSARPEDGAAVARTLDTLGAWKTSKVSSAPLPSAVITTGEKRLVSIVAVRPAQASFFESTESLDLHASPPNALAVVRRAATPLSAQVEELGDGMVVTLVVSAGSATDQAALVARCALQICAQLPSAAVVLVTGWGEPAGRSPLSEVLDRAAALLDEAAAPGRAESRREGVQVDAVTRALLDVRFEVVERGGISWLRAEREIGEGPRKLLGKPSPHVGRERELRHLLDLVDESFAERRAAVALVTAAAGMGKSRLRHEAVEVLRQRHPDVSLSVVRGDSIGTGAAFAMLAGSLRGALGIAAGEAVDVRRRKLAQALAPLFSGEEGLRVAGFLGELLGVAPLPDEDLPALRAARHNPAMMAEGIQRAYLDYARAVTGARPVLVVLEDLHWGDAPSMGIFDRALRELGDRPYAVLAFARPEVHAVFPRLWAERGLSELRLRELPARAAEQLVRSALGGAGGQRAPGEIAALIQRAGGNAFYLEELIRALAEGRGGALPETVLGMAEARLAALGLEARRQLRAASVFGEVAWVGGVRALLGAGTPGTSERDAWAELVEREIIERRPSSRFAGEEEIAFCHPLLREGAYAMLTDRDRALGHRLAGEWLIEAGEQDPMVLAEHFARGDDPSRAAEQYLRAAELALRGADVPAMLTRVQKGLDCGATGETLAALHVRQMDGLLWSDAHDEAYRAALRALEASAPGSHTYRRALIGALSYIVSFDDRGALDALLPRLDPADLPADLQGAELACRIVLCLLWEGMPALAERYLSRLESDVARELAGNPQAEICAQIARGAWLCQTARDPWGALDAHLAVVRHFESLGHQLYGLVASVLAAMDCVWLGAFDAAEQHLDRVLAAEGAPGFVSSRALTFRIVTLLERRNLAEALEQTGAALQREATTPIARSRSATTRLLRVEARCLLGELVEAEEELRAVGDPSALMPPLQATHLSLMAEIRLRQGRAEEAAALARDALAAERRAGAVFTPRQEALPALYAQALRAKGDVEEAREILRAARDDLLARADRIGDPAFRRGFLEDVSANARTLALARAWLGEVPSPATRAPA, encoded by the coding sequence ATGCTGCCTGGCAGGCTGCTGGACGGCCGCTTCGAGCTGGCGGAGATCGCCGGATCCGGCGGCATGGGCACCGTTTACCGGGCCCTCGATCGCTCGAGCGGGACGGTGGTCGCCGTCAAGCTGCTGCGCAAGGCGGCGGACGCGCGCGCGCAGGCGCGCTTTCTCCGCGAGGCAGAGACGCTCTCCCGGCTGGAGCACCCCCACATCGTGCGCTACGCGACGCACGGCATGGCGCCGACGGGGGAGCTGTACCTCGCGATGGAGTGGCTCTCCGGCGAGAGCCTCTCGGATCGGCTGGCGCGGCAGGAGCTGCGCATCGACGAGTCCATCGCCCTGGTGAGGACGGTGGCAGACGCGCTCGGCGCGGCGCACGCGCGCGGGATCGTGCACCGCGACATCAAGCCCAGCAACCTCTTCCTGGTCGAAGGCGCGCTCGATCGGGTCAAGCTCCTCGACTTCGGCATCGCGCAGCTGGCGGACGCCTCGAAGCGGCTGACGCGGACGGAGGCGGTGCTGGGCACGCTGGGCTACATGGCGCCGGAGCAGGCGCGGGGCGAGCGGGACACCCTCGACGCGCGCGCGGACATCTTCTCGCTCGGCTGCGTGCTGTACGAGTGCCTGACCGGGAAGCCGGCGTTCCGCAAGCAACACCCGATGGCGCTCGTGTGGAAGCTGCTCCTGGAGGAGCCGCCGAGGACGAGGGAGCTGCGGCCCGAGGTGCCCCACGCGCTCGACGAGCTCGTCGCGCAGATGCTCGCCAAGGATCCCTCGGCGCGGCCCGAGGACGGCGCGGCCGTGGCGCGCACCCTGGACACGCTCGGCGCCTGGAAGACGAGCAAGGTGTCCTCGGCTCCCCTTCCCAGCGCGGTCATCACCACGGGCGAGAAGCGCCTGGTCTCGATCGTTGCGGTCCGGCCGGCGCAAGCCTCGTTCTTCGAGTCGACAGAGTCGCTGGATCTGCACGCGTCACCGCCGAACGCGCTCGCCGTGGTGCGCCGCGCGGCCACGCCGCTGAGCGCGCAGGTGGAAGAGCTCGGCGACGGGATGGTGGTGACGCTCGTGGTGAGCGCGGGCAGCGCGACCGACCAGGCGGCGCTCGTGGCGCGCTGCGCGCTGCAGATCTGCGCGCAGCTCCCCAGCGCGGCGGTCGTGCTGGTGACGGGGTGGGGCGAGCCGGCGGGTCGATCGCCGCTCAGCGAGGTGCTGGACAGGGCGGCCGCCCTGCTCGACGAGGCCGCCGCGCCCGGCCGCGCGGAGAGCCGGCGCGAGGGCGTCCAGGTCGACGCGGTGACGCGCGCCCTGCTCGACGTGCGCTTCGAGGTCGTGGAGCGGGGCGGGATCTCCTGGCTCAGGGCGGAGCGCGAGATCGGCGAGGGGCCGCGCAAGCTCCTGGGCAAGCCGAGCCCCCACGTCGGACGCGAGCGGGAGCTGCGCCACCTGCTCGACCTCGTCGACGAGAGCTTCGCCGAGCGGCGCGCTGCGGTGGCGCTGGTGACCGCCGCGGCGGGCATGGGCAAATCGCGCCTGCGCCACGAGGCCGTCGAGGTGCTGCGCCAGCGCCACCCCGACGTGAGCCTGAGCGTCGTCCGCGGCGACTCCATCGGCACGGGCGCCGCGTTCGCGATGCTCGCCGGATCGCTGCGGGGCGCGCTCGGGATCGCCGCGGGCGAGGCCGTCGACGTGCGGCGACGGAAGCTCGCGCAGGCCCTCGCGCCGCTGTTCTCGGGCGAGGAAGGGCTACGGGTGGCCGGGTTCCTCGGCGAGCTGCTCGGCGTCGCCCCCCTCCCCGACGAGGATCTGCCGGCGCTGCGGGCCGCTCGGCACAACCCGGCGATGATGGCCGAGGGGATCCAGCGAGCGTACCTCGACTACGCGCGGGCCGTGACGGGCGCGCGCCCCGTGCTCGTCGTGCTCGAGGATCTCCACTGGGGAGACGCGCCCTCGATGGGGATCTTCGACCGGGCGCTGCGGGAGCTCGGCGACCGGCCCTACGCGGTGCTCGCCTTCGCCCGGCCCGAGGTTCACGCGGTGTTCCCGAGGCTCTGGGCCGAGCGGGGCCTCTCGGAGCTCCGGTTGCGCGAGCTGCCCGCCCGCGCGGCCGAGCAGCTCGTGCGGAGCGCGCTCGGCGGCGCGGGCGGGCAGCGCGCGCCCGGGGAGATCGCCGCCCTCATCCAGCGGGCCGGGGGCAACGCCTTCTATCTCGAGGAGCTCATCCGGGCCCTGGCGGAAGGTCGCGGCGGCGCGCTGCCGGAGACGGTGCTGGGCATGGCGGAGGCGCGCCTCGCGGCGCTCGGGCTCGAGGCGCGGCGGCAGCTGCGGGCGGCGAGCGTCTTCGGGGAGGTCGCCTGGGTGGGCGGCGTGCGCGCGCTGCTCGGCGCCGGGACGCCGGGGACGAGCGAGCGCGACGCGTGGGCCGAGCTGGTCGAGCGCGAGATCATCGAGCGCCGGCCGAGCTCCCGGTTCGCGGGCGAGGAGGAGATCGCCTTCTGCCACCCGCTCTTGCGGGAGGGGGCCTACGCGATGCTGACGGATCGCGACCGGGCGCTCGGCCACCGGCTCGCCGGCGAGTGGCTGATCGAGGCCGGCGAGCAGGATCCGATGGTGCTGGCCGAGCACTTCGCGCGGGGCGACGACCCGTCGCGCGCCGCGGAGCAGTACCTGCGCGCGGCCGAGCTGGCCCTGCGCGGCGCCGACGTGCCCGCGATGCTCACGCGCGTCCAGAAGGGGCTCGACTGCGGGGCCACGGGGGAGACGCTGGCCGCCCTCCACGTCCGCCAGATGGACGGCCTGCTCTGGAGCGACGCCCACGACGAGGCCTACAGGGCCGCGCTCCGGGCGCTCGAGGCCTCCGCTCCCGGCAGCCACACCTACCGGCGCGCCCTGATCGGCGCGCTGAGCTACATCGTGAGCTTCGACGACCGAGGGGCGCTCGACGCGCTGCTCCCGCGGCTCGATCCAGCGGATCTCCCCGCCGATCTCCAGGGAGCGGAGCTCGCTTGCCGGATCGTCCTCTGCCTGCTGTGGGAAGGGATGCCCGCGCTGGCCGAGCGGTACCTGAGCCGACTCGAGAGCGACGTCGCCAGGGAGCTCGCGGGCAATCCGCAGGCCGAGATCTGCGCCCAGATCGCGCGGGGCGCCTGGCTGTGCCAGACGGCGCGCGACCCGTGGGGGGCGCTCGACGCGCACCTCGCCGTGGTGCGGCACTTCGAGTCGCTCGGCCATCAGCTCTACGGGCTCGTGGCGTCGGTGCTCGCGGCCATGGACTGCGTGTGGCTCGGCGCCTTCGACGCCGCCGAGCAGCACCTCGATCGCGTGCTCGCCGCCGAGGGCGCGCCCGGCTTCGTCTCCAGCCGCGCGCTGACGTTCCGGATCGTCACGCTCCTCGAGCGGCGAAATCTCGCGGAGGCGCTCGAGCAAACCGGCGCCGCGCTCCAGCGGGAAGCCACGACGCCCATCGCCAGGAGCCGCAGCGCGACGACGCGCCTGCTCCGCGTCGAGGCGCGCTGCCTCCTTGGCGAGCTGGTCGAGGCGGAGGAAGAGCTCCGCGCGGTGGGGGACCCGTCCGCGCTGATGCCGCCGCTCCAGGCGACGCACCTGTCCTTGATGGCCGAGATCCGGCTCCGGCAGGGGCGCGCGGAGGAAGCGGCCGCGCTCGCCCGCGACGCGCTCGCGGCGGAGCGGCGCGCGGGCGCGGTCTTCACGCCTCGTCAGGAGGCGCTCCCGGCGCTCTACGCCCAGGCGCTCCGCGCGAAGGGCGACGTCGAGGAGGCCCGCGAGATCCTCCGCGCGGCGCGCGACGATCTGCTCGCGCGCGCCGACCGGATCGGCGACCCCGCGTTCAGGAGAGGCTTCCTGGAGGACGTCTCCGCCAACGCCCGCACGCTCGCGCTCGCCCGCGCGTGGCTCGGCGAGGTCCCCTCGCCAGCCACGCGCGCGCCCGCATGA
- a CDS encoding GNAT family N-acetyltransferase, with protein MTSTFIRPAVESDLPHLPEIERSASRAFRGTDLDVEALANATPAEGWRGALRAGTLWVMDDGAGTPIAFLGAEAAGEELHIRELDVVLDRQGQGLGRRLLAHVIAWARAARLEALTLTTFRTVPWNGPFYASMGFRELSPAETPPRLAEILGNEARMGLDPAQRCAMRLDLHRGDSAS; from the coding sequence ATGACATCGACGTTCATTCGACCTGCCGTCGAGTCCGACCTGCCTCACCTACCCGAGATCGAGCGCTCGGCGAGCCGCGCATTCCGGGGGACGGACCTCGACGTCGAGGCCCTGGCGAACGCGACGCCGGCGGAGGGCTGGCGCGGCGCGCTCCGGGCCGGGACGCTCTGGGTGATGGACGACGGCGCCGGCACGCCTATCGCGTTCCTGGGCGCCGAGGCGGCCGGCGAGGAGCTCCACATCCGCGAGCTCGACGTCGTCCTCGACCGCCAGGGGCAAGGGCTGGGGCGACGCCTGCTCGCCCACGTCATCGCGTGGGCGCGGGCCGCGAGGCTGGAGGCGCTTACCCTGACCACCTTCCGGACCGTGCCCTGGAACGGGCCGTTCTACGCCTCCATGGGCTTCCGCGAGCTGTCGCCGGCCGAGACGCCCCCGCGGCTCGCGGAGATCCTCGGGAACGAGGCGCGCATGGGCCTCGACCCGGCGCAGCGCTGCGCCATGCGGCTCGACCTCCATCGCGGTGACAGCGCTTCGTAA
- a CDS encoding enolase C-terminal domain-like protein: MKIVDIRATTVTVPLEAPLRHANGCHWGRFVRTIVEIEADNGLIGLGEMGGGGESAEAVFRAMKGYLVGHDPARLEEMRFKIANPTASLYNNRTQVLAALEFACLDLLGQAFGVPVHDLLGGKLQDEVPFASYLFFRYPNADGSGEVRTPEQLVEQAKELKKSHGFTSHKLKGGVFHPDYELECYRAVADAVGRDRVRFDPNAVWSTEQGIRFGQAIEDLNNDYLEDPVFGLHAMRRTREKVRMPLATNTVVVGFEQLAANVLDTAVDVILLDTTFWGGIRPCVKAAGICETFGLGVAVHSSGELGVQLATMLHLGAVIPNLSFAADAHYHHLRDDVIQGGPLPYRNGRIRVPAGPGLGVRLDREKLAHYAEEYRRLGSYPYDKDPLRPAWCATVPNDRWADPKDDRIPEVPR; the protein is encoded by the coding sequence ATGAAAATCGTCGATATCCGCGCCACCACCGTCACCGTGCCGCTGGAGGCGCCCCTGCGCCACGCCAACGGCTGTCACTGGGGCCGCTTCGTGCGCACGATCGTCGAGATCGAGGCGGACAACGGGCTGATCGGGCTCGGCGAGATGGGCGGCGGCGGCGAGTCGGCCGAGGCCGTGTTCCGCGCGATGAAGGGCTACCTGGTCGGCCACGACCCCGCCCGCCTCGAGGAGATGCGGTTCAAGATCGCGAACCCGACGGCCTCTCTTTATAACAACCGCACCCAGGTCCTCGCCGCGCTGGAGTTCGCGTGCCTCGACCTGCTCGGACAGGCCTTCGGCGTGCCGGTCCACGATCTCCTCGGCGGCAAGCTGCAGGACGAGGTGCCGTTCGCGTCCTACCTCTTCTTCCGCTACCCGAACGCCGACGGATCAGGCGAGGTGCGGACGCCGGAGCAGCTCGTCGAGCAGGCGAAGGAGCTGAAGAAGAGCCACGGGTTCACCTCGCACAAGCTCAAGGGCGGCGTGTTCCACCCGGACTACGAGCTCGAGTGTTACCGCGCGGTCGCCGACGCCGTGGGCCGGGATCGCGTCCGCTTCGATCCGAACGCGGTCTGGTCGACGGAGCAGGGCATCCGCTTCGGGCAGGCGATCGAGGATCTCAACAACGACTACCTCGAGGACCCCGTCTTCGGCCTCCACGCGATGCGGCGCACCCGCGAGAAGGTGCGGATGCCGCTCGCGACCAACACCGTGGTCGTGGGCTTCGAGCAGCTCGCCGCGAACGTCCTCGACACGGCGGTAGACGTCATCCTGCTCGACACGACGTTCTGGGGCGGCATCCGGCCGTGCGTGAAGGCGGCGGGGATCTGCGAGACGTTCGGCCTCGGCGTCGCCGTCCACTCCTCGGGCGAGCTCGGCGTGCAGCTCGCGACGATGCTGCACCTCGGCGCCGTCATCCCGAACCTCTCGTTCGCCGCCGACGCGCACTATCACCACCTGCGCGACGACGTGATCCAGGGAGGCCCGCTCCCGTACCGGAACGGCCGCATCCGCGTCCCCGCCGGCCCCGGCCTCGGCGTCCGCCTCGATCGCGAGAAGCTCGCTCACTACGCCGAGGAGTACCGCCGGCTGGGCTCCTATCCCTACGACAAGGACCCGCTGCGGCCGGCCTGGTGCGCGACCGTGCCGAACGACCGCTGGGCCGATCCGAAGGACGACCGAATCCCCGAGGTGCCGAGATGA
- a CDS encoding response regulator, with protein MTGGQAMQVQEAAQRGKRVLVIDDEEGMRVTLAASLELEGYEVVEARDGIHALELVRQQAFTLVISDIRMPGLNGVETFRELKRIQPELTVVLMTAFALEKLIEEAIAEGVYTVIHKPFSMDHLARIVARAVDSPAVLVVDDVPKVADSIVAVLRAAGLSALAVHDGRAAVQYVSERGIDVCVLDLVMPHQDGVTTCAQMRGLKKRVTVIAMTGHAVPEMVSAIMSKGGYACLHKPFDAHELIHTIARARGDAAQG; from the coding sequence ATGACGGGGGGGCAAGCCATGCAGGTGCAGGAGGCCGCGCAGCGGGGCAAGCGGGTGCTCGTGATCGACGACGAGGAGGGCATGCGCGTCACGCTCGCCGCCAGCCTCGAGCTCGAGGGCTACGAGGTGGTGGAGGCGAGGGACGGCATCCACGCGCTCGAGCTCGTCCGGCAGCAGGCGTTCACGCTGGTCATCAGCGACATCCGCATGCCCGGGCTCAACGGCGTCGAGACGTTCCGGGAGCTCAAGAGGATCCAGCCGGAGCTCACCGTCGTGCTGATGACCGCGTTCGCGCTCGAGAAGCTCATCGAGGAGGCGATCGCCGAGGGGGTGTACACGGTGATCCACAAGCCGTTCTCGATGGACCACCTCGCGCGCATCGTCGCTCGCGCGGTGGACTCGCCGGCCGTCCTCGTGGTGGACGACGTCCCGAAGGTCGCCGACTCGATCGTGGCCGTCCTCCGGGCCGCGGGGCTGTCGGCCCTCGCCGTCCACGATGGGCGGGCCGCCGTCCAGTACGTCAGCGAGCGGGGCATCGATGTCTGCGTGCTCGATCTCGTCATGCCCCATCAGGACGGCGTCACGACGTGCGCGCAGATGCGGGGGCTGAAGAAGCGCGTCACGGTGATCGCCATGACCGGCCACGCGGTCCCGGAGATGGTCAGCGCGATCATGAGCAAGGGCGGGTACGCGTGCCTGCACAAGCCGTTCGACGCGCATGAGCTCATCCACACGATCGCCCGCGCGCGCGGGGACGCGGCGCAGGGATGA